Proteins encoded by one window of Euzebya rosea:
- a CDS encoding cell wall-binding repeat-containing protein, whose protein sequence is MRPLALTARLLIGTLTVALLLPTAAVAQEDVATVIRETQWCADLGRKQPGEPADAAMADHIAEFFAANGLDVERETFHMPVFDVEEVAAEVLAPDDAVGTVPATSFAYGGIGTVEAEVVYVGTGRSQDYAGVDAEGKIVLVDRDTTFHRSAQLNEVVAQGGAAMLYVSEAPDNLIQVGTVRFAQHPSPTIPTVTVGSDDGATLRDLADAGTLRMRLTVDAAKKDAVGVNVIGTRVGTTYPDRIVMVGGHYDSWFDGAVDNCSGIGSMLQMVEALADVDPAYTVMFGAWDAEETGLVGSYDWVRNHPDLVENIVVNQNLEMTSAATQLGETELDASLVNLIFGTVSPGMNTVIATSLAQTGHVGVPTTAPAIRSIQGGIIPTDLQPFYTAGVQGFSTFSSSSYYHTTEDTTDHIPAGSHERVTEFLTRFMLDVQNVPPELLALREVPTVRVDVPDQHPTGVPLEVTITVTQPTGQAATGLEPTVLVNERDHWPIVRESATEVGDGVYTYTVDGMLLDDTGEHWLTVSVDEDLYAAEGYATVDVVEGPFLRHAGHDRVATAAAVSGVALDRADTVVIATAATFADALAGAPLAVAEGAPLLLTEPDALSMATQAEIDRLGATDAVLLGGEAALSATVADDLEALGLDVERIGGETRYETAGLVADRVGIEGAAVVASGEVFPDALSASAVAAAAGTPVLLARAGDLPEEVSSRIGDGVEVTLVGGEGVLSAAVSTAVAGTGATVARIAGPTRYGTSAAIAEAGIADGLSMDGVWVATGRGFPDGLVAGAAAGHAGVPLVLVDGQDPSGSPETTALIRSHADAIGTIHVAGGIAAISDAVLAALLPS, encoded by the coding sequence GTGCGTCCGCTCGCCCTCACCGCTCGCCTGCTCATCGGCACCCTCACCGTGGCGCTCCTCCTCCCGACCGCCGCGGTGGCGCAGGAGGACGTGGCCACGGTGATCCGCGAGACCCAGTGGTGCGCCGACCTCGGCCGCAAGCAGCCGGGTGAACCCGCCGACGCGGCCATGGCCGATCACATCGCCGAGTTCTTCGCCGCCAACGGCCTGGACGTCGAGCGCGAGACCTTCCACATGCCGGTGTTCGACGTGGAGGAGGTCGCCGCGGAGGTCCTCGCCCCCGACGACGCGGTCGGCACCGTCCCGGCGACGTCGTTCGCCTACGGCGGCATCGGGACCGTCGAGGCCGAGGTCGTGTACGTCGGCACGGGCCGTTCGCAGGACTACGCAGGGGTCGACGCCGAGGGGAAGATCGTCCTCGTCGACCGCGACACGACGTTCCACCGCTCGGCCCAGCTCAACGAGGTCGTCGCCCAGGGCGGCGCGGCGATGCTCTACGTCTCCGAGGCACCCGACAACCTGATCCAGGTCGGCACCGTCCGGTTCGCCCAGCACCCCTCCCCCACCATCCCGACCGTGACCGTCGGCTCCGACGACGGGGCCACCCTGAGGGACCTGGCCGACGCCGGGACCCTGCGGATGCGCCTGACCGTCGACGCGGCCAAGAAGGACGCGGTCGGCGTCAACGTGATCGGGACCAGGGTCGGCACGACGTACCCCGACCGGATCGTCATGGTCGGGGGGCACTACGACTCGTGGTTCGACGGGGCGGTCGACAACTGCTCGGGCATCGGCTCGATGCTGCAGATGGTCGAGGCGCTCGCCGACGTCGACCCCGCCTACACCGTCATGTTCGGCGCCTGGGATGCGGAGGAGACCGGACTGGTCGGCAGCTACGACTGGGTCCGCAACCACCCGGACCTCGTCGAGAACATCGTCGTCAACCAGAACCTCGAGATGACCTCGGCCGCGACCCAGCTGGGCGAGACGGAGCTGGACGCGTCGCTGGTCAACCTCATCTTCGGGACCGTCAGCCCCGGCATGAACACCGTGATCGCCACCTCGTTGGCCCAGACGGGACACGTCGGCGTCCCGACCACCGCCCCGGCGATCCGGTCGATCCAGGGCGGGATCATCCCCACCGACCTGCAGCCCTTCTACACCGCCGGGGTGCAGGGCTTCTCGACCTTCTCCTCCTCCAGCTACTACCACACGACCGAGGACACGACCGACCACATCCCGGCCGGTTCCCACGAGCGAGTGACGGAGTTCCTGACCCGCTTCATGCTCGACGTGCAGAACGTCCCGCCGGAGCTGCTTGCCCTGCGGGAGGTCCCCACCGTCCGCGTCGACGTGCCCGACCAGCACCCGACCGGTGTGCCGCTGGAGGTCACGATCACCGTGACCCAGCCGACCGGGCAGGCGGCGACGGGCCTGGAGCCCACCGTGCTGGTCAACGAGCGCGACCACTGGCCCATCGTCCGCGAGTCCGCGACGGAGGTCGGGGACGGCGTCTACACCTACACCGTCGACGGCATGCTGCTGGACGACACCGGTGAGCACTGGCTGACCGTGTCGGTGGACGAGGACCTCTACGCAGCGGAGGGGTACGCCACCGTGGACGTGGTCGAGGGACCGTTCCTGCGGCACGCCGGCCACGACCGGGTGGCGACCGCCGCGGCCGTGTCGGGTGTGGCGCTGGACCGCGCCGATACCGTCGTGATCGCCACGGCCGCCACGTTCGCCGACGCGCTTGCCGGCGCGCCGCTCGCGGTGGCCGAGGGGGCGCCGCTGCTGCTGACCGAACCCGACGCGCTGTCCATGGCGACGCAGGCGGAGATCGACCGCCTGGGTGCCACGGACGCGGTGCTGCTGGGCGGGGAGGCGGCGCTGTCGGCGACCGTGGCAGACGATCTCGAGGCGCTCGGCCTGGACGTCGAACGGATCGGTGGCGAGACCCGGTACGAGACGGCGGGCCTTGTCGCCGACCGGGTGGGGATCGAGGGTGCGGCCGTGGTGGCGTCCGGCGAGGTGTTCCCCGACGCGCTGTCGGCCTCCGCGGTCGCGGCCGCTGCGGGCACGCCGGTGCTGCTGGCACGCGCGGGCGACCTCCCGGAGGAGGTGTCCTCGCGCATCGGCGATGGTGTCGAGGTGACGCTGGTCGGCGGCGAGGGTGTGCTGTCGGCGGCGGTGTCGACGGCGGTCGCCGGGACCGGCGCGACCGTCGCGCGGATCGCCGGCCCGACCCGGTACGGCACGTCGGCGGCGATCGCCGAGGCCGGCATCGCCGACGGCCTGTCGATGGACGGTGTGTGGGTGGCGACGGGTCGCGGGTTCCCCGACGGCCTGGTCGCCGGTGCGGCCGCGGGCCACGCAGGCGTGCCGCTGGTGCTGGTCGACGGCCAGGACCCGAGCGGGTCCCCGGAGACGACGGCGCTGATCCGCTCCCACGCCGACGCGATCGGCACGATCCACGTGGCGGGCGGCATCGCGGCGATCAGCGACGCCGTACTCGCCGCGCTGCTCCCCAGCTGA